From the Astatotilapia calliptera chromosome 6, fAstCal1.2, whole genome shotgun sequence genome, one window contains:
- the sp6 gene encoding transcription factor Sp6: MAHPYEPWLRTAPPSGSSDDMNIASWWDLHRDVQAGSWIDLQTGQGVGLPSVNPGGSMGLQPSLGPYGSDPQLCTLPPAQHAPPSQPSHLFPQDGFKMEPLAPEMLQQETFSMEEPQETSVSARPKPQRRSSSRGGSQAVCRCPNCVHAEQMGQSTDDSRRKHMHNCHIPGCGKAYAKTSHLKAHLRWHSGDRPFVCNWLFCGKRFTRSDELQRHLQTHTGAKKFSCALCPRVFMRNDHLAKHMRTHESPPGQGEDRLNGDGRGDKSFDASTPPQSSANVSDSTDPPLKLKCETDASVSSVTGQSG, translated from the coding sequence ATGGCCCACCCATACGAGCCCTGGTTACGGACAGCACCACCTAGTGGCAGCTCAGACGACATGAACATCGCTTCCTGGTGGGACCTTCACAGAGACGTCCAAGCAGGCAGTTGGATAGACCTACAGACGGGTCAAGGTGTGGGCCTGCCTTCAGTGAATCCAGGCGGCTCCATGGGTTTGCAGCCTTCTCTGGGGCCCTATGGCTCTGACCCACAGCTGTGCACCCTACCCCCGGCTCAGCACGCTCCACCCTCGCAACCATCCCATCTCTTCCCCCAGGACGGCTTCAAGATGGAGCCACTGGCCCctgaaatgctgcagcaagaaacCTTCTCAATGGAGGAACCTCAGGAGACGTCTGTGTCAGCTCGCCCCAAGCCCCAGCGCCGCTCTTCTTCCAGAGGCGGCAGCCAGGCTGTGTGCCGCTGCCCTAATTGCGTCCACGCTGAGCAGATGGGCCAGAGCACTGACGACAGCAGGAGGAAGCATATGCACAATTGCCACATCCCCGGCTGTGGCAAAGCCTACGCCAAGACCTCCCATCTGAAGGCTCACCTGCGCTGGCACAGCGGAGACCGGCCGTTCGTCTGCAACTGGCTGTTCTGTGGCAAGAGGTTCACGCGCTCTGATGAACTGCAGCGACACCTACAGACGCACACTGGAGCCAAGAAGTTCAGCTGCGCATTATGTCCCAGAGTGTTCATGCGCAACGACCACCTGGCCAAGCACATGCGCACCCATGAGTCCCCGCCAGGACAAGGGGAGGACAGGCTAAATGGAGATGGGAGGGGGGATAAGAGCTTTGATGCATCGACACCTCCCCAGTCGTCCGCAAACGTGTCTGACAGCACAGATCCTCCACTGAAGCTGAAGTGTGAGACAGACGCCTCCGTCTCCAGCGTGACGGGGCAGTCAGGCTAG